The Streptomyces sp. NBC_01142 genome has a window encoding:
- a CDS encoding transposase has product MGLPGIRRRPERSVPHPPVGDDIVGELCSLMFASLPRKDQRLRGEQYVRGLLTAQGRKSVRNIAAQSGGGSVVQSLHHFVSSSTWDWLPMRAALASHVEQTAPPMVWVVQALAIPKSGEHSVGVGRRFVPQLGQVMRGQHALGVWFAAPQMSFPVNWRLLLPEQWTRDAELRRRAEVPESASAESVEDGAVAAVLETLRYGGVKRRPVVLDIPGTWANSVVLRHFARCGLPVVARTGPGTRLLVADPAMPGYGAGPLSAEKILMSVRGLRRAVEWEDPASGASRTSSAAMIRVTPADGTATATQRPLYLLGDWEDQWRPPAKLWLTDVAAPVGGLLRLTRVTHRVSRDLAVVGDRVGLRDFEGRSFRGWHRHTTLASVAHTASLLAGIADESASYTGRQGRLSA; this is encoded by the coding sequence ATGGGGCTTCCGGGAATCCGGCGCCGTCCGGAACGCTCCGTCCCGCATCCGCCGGTGGGCGACGACATCGTCGGCGAGCTGTGCTCGCTGATGTTCGCCTCGTTGCCCAGGAAGGACCAGCGGCTCCGGGGCGAGCAGTACGTCCGCGGGCTGCTGACCGCCCAGGGCCGTAAGTCGGTCCGCAATATCGCCGCGCAGTCCGGCGGCGGGTCGGTGGTGCAGAGCCTGCATCACTTCGTCTCCAGCTCCACGTGGGACTGGCTGCCGATGCGGGCGGCGCTCGCCTCCCACGTGGAGCAGACCGCCCCGCCGATGGTGTGGGTGGTGCAGGCACTGGCGATACCCAAGTCGGGTGAGCATTCGGTGGGTGTGGGGCGGCGGTTCGTGCCGCAGCTGGGCCAGGTGATGCGCGGACAGCACGCGCTCGGTGTGTGGTTCGCCGCGCCGCAGATGAGTTTTCCGGTCAACTGGCGGCTGCTGCTGCCCGAGCAGTGGACACGCGACGCGGAGCTGCGGCGCCGTGCCGAGGTGCCGGAGAGCGCGTCGGCCGAGTCGGTGGAGGACGGCGCCGTGGCCGCGGTGCTGGAGACCCTGCGGTACGGGGGAGTCAAGCGGCGGCCCGTGGTGCTGGACATCCCCGGAACCTGGGCGAACTCGGTGGTGCTGCGCCACTTCGCGAGATGCGGGCTTCCGGTCGTGGCACGCACCGGGCCGGGCACCCGGCTGCTGGTGGCCGATCCGGCGATGCCCGGGTACGGCGCCGGGCCGCTGTCCGCCGAGAAGATCCTGATGTCGGTGCGGGGACTGCGCCGGGCCGTGGAGTGGGAGGACCCGGCGAGCGGTGCGAGCCGGACCTCGTCGGCCGCCATGATCCGGGTCACGCCGGCCGACGGCACGGCGACGGCCACGCAGCGGCCGCTGTATCTGCTCGGCGACTGGGAGGACCAGTGGCGGCCCCCGGCCAAGCTGTGGCTGACCGATGTCGCCGCGCCCGTCGGTGGCCTGCTGCGGCTGACCAGGGTGACGCACCGGGTCTCGCGGGACCTCGCCGTGGTGGGTGACCGGGTGGGGCTGAGGGACTTCGAGGGGCGCTCGTTCCGCGGCTGGCATCGTCACACCACGCTGGCATCGGTGGCGCATACGGCGTCCCTGCTGGCGGGCATCGCGGACGAGTCCGCCTCGTACACCGGCCGGCAGGGCCGGCTGTCCGCCTGA
- a CDS encoding class I SAM-dependent methyltransferase, whose protein sequence is MLTDDHEAWGYTSSTGLGFTHHTIVDSHFRACEKPYLHLLEQAGVERGQHVLDAGCGAGDFIPRLAALVGPTGRVTAVDLAEENAALAARRVQEQQPVCPVDVQQGTVLALPHPDDSFDTVWCSNTVQYLDDCELDAALAEMMRVTRPGGTVAVKDLDAHLITARPGDPYLFTDFFRAAGSAPGYARQLLRSRELYRRMKRAGFTGVRQQTLLIEHHAPLSPAAQEFYKSACAQLAGQALQLGLSAQWQRYLDPGSSAHPLDDPDGYISEGNVLAVGSVPHTGVRQ, encoded by the coding sequence TTGCTGACCGACGACCACGAGGCCTGGGGTTACACCTCGTCGACCGGGCTGGGTTTCACTCACCACACCATCGTCGACTCGCACTTCAGGGCATGCGAGAAGCCCTATCTGCACCTCCTCGAACAGGCCGGTGTCGAGCGCGGGCAGCATGTTCTGGACGCCGGCTGCGGCGCCGGCGACTTCATTCCCCGTCTGGCCGCACTCGTCGGCCCGACGGGCCGCGTCACAGCTGTCGATCTCGCCGAGGAGAACGCGGCGCTCGCCGCTCGGCGCGTCCAGGAGCAGCAGCCCGTCTGCCCGGTGGACGTCCAGCAGGGGACCGTGCTCGCTCTCCCCCACCCGGACGACTCCTTTGACACCGTCTGGTGTTCCAACACCGTGCAGTATCTCGACGACTGCGAACTCGATGCCGCACTCGCGGAGATGATGCGGGTCACCCGGCCCGGCGGTACGGTCGCCGTCAAGGACCTCGACGCCCATCTCATCACCGCCCGGCCCGGGGACCCGTACCTGTTCACGGATTTCTTCCGCGCCGCGGGATCCGCGCCGGGCTACGCCCGCCAGCTGCTGCGCTCCCGTGAGCTGTACCGCCGGATGAAGCGGGCGGGGTTCACCGGCGTACGGCAGCAGACACTCCTGATCGAGCACCACGCCCCGCTGTCCCCGGCCGCGCAGGAGTTCTACAAGTCCGCGTGCGCCCAGCTGGCCGGGCAGGCGCTGCAGTTGGGCCTGAGCGCGCAGTGGCAGCGCTATCTGGACCCCGGCAGCTCCGCGCATCCTCTCGACGACCCCGACGGATACATCAGCGAGGGCAATGTCCTGGCGGTCGGGTCGGTGCCGCACACGGGCGTACGGCAATGA
- a CDS encoding alpha/beta fold hydrolase, translated as MPVVLLHALSLHSSMWQAQQRALSERGHPVVAFDQRGFGSAPLGDARPSLDVVADDLARVLDARGIGRAVLAGSSMGGYVVMAFLRRHPDRAAAVALLSARATADTPEVREQRLRFAEAVMADGVRDAMLSQVTPRLLGATTRGARPDVLARVLEDARAADPAALAWAQRAIAARPDDTDTLRATRVPAVVIAGDEDELVSAEESRHSVNALPQGELVTVEGAGHLQPLEAPGAVTAALCALLDRIEVPAC; from the coding sequence ATGCCCGTGGTGCTGCTGCACGCCCTCTCGCTCCACTCGTCGATGTGGCAGGCGCAGCAGCGTGCCCTGAGTGAACGCGGCCACCCCGTGGTCGCCTTCGACCAGCGCGGCTTCGGTTCGGCGCCGCTCGGTGACGCCCGGCCCTCGCTCGATGTGGTGGCCGACGACCTGGCGCGCGTGCTCGACGCGCGGGGTATCGGCCGGGCCGTGCTCGCCGGATCGTCCATGGGCGGCTACGTCGTCATGGCCTTCCTGCGCAGGCACCCCGACCGGGCCGCCGCGGTGGCACTGCTGTCGGCCCGCGCCACCGCCGACACCCCCGAGGTGCGTGAGCAGCGGCTGCGGTTCGCCGAGGCGGTCATGGCCGACGGGGTGCGGGACGCAATGCTCTCGCAGGTCACGCCCCGGCTCCTCGGTGCGACCACGCGCGGCGCCCGGCCCGACGTCCTGGCGCGGGTGCTCGAAGATGCCAGGGCTGCGGACCCGGCCGCCCTGGCCTGGGCGCAGCGGGCCATCGCCGCGCGACCGGACGACACCGACACCCTGCGCGCCACCCGGGTGCCCGCCGTGGTCATCGCCGGGGACGAGGACGAACTCGTCTCTGCCGAGGAATCCCGGCACAGCGTGAACGCGCTGCCCCAGGGGGAGTTGGTCACCGTCGAAGGCGCCGGTCATCTGCAGCCGCTGGAAGCCCCCGGCGCTGTCACCGCGGCGCTGTGCGCGCTCCTGGACAGGATCGAGGTCCCCGCTTGCTGA
- a CDS encoding LysR substrate-binding domain-containing protein, translating into MSEPTRPDPTAPPGPTEPGPTAPDPTAPTAATAATAATGRGVRLGYHGSAEVASRVIRTAGWDESAVRLSQYDIADPFAELRRGTLDVMIVKFGLREPDLVTSRVLTYDARAAVVGADHPVAAHGSVSVEDLADYDAFDCPGKLPGYVWDEVVPRHTPAGRPIHRRHQVTDVPTMMRLVAGAGAVHISLVSLADIAPPAVRIVPIDDLPAAPVTLAWCRGRELPAPVHDFITAAEAGASR; encoded by the coding sequence TTGTCTGAACCGACCCGACCCGATCCGACCGCCCCACCCGGCCCGACGGAGCCCGGCCCGACCGCGCCGGACCCGACCGCGCCCACCGCTGCCACCGCTGCCACCGCTGCCACCGGGCGAGGCGTACGGCTCGGCTACCACGGTTCCGCCGAAGTGGCCTCCCGCGTCATCAGGACCGCCGGATGGGACGAGTCGGCGGTACGACTGAGCCAGTACGACATCGCCGACCCGTTCGCGGAGCTGCGCCGGGGCACGCTGGACGTGATGATCGTCAAGTTCGGGCTGAGGGAGCCGGATCTCGTCACCAGCCGGGTGCTGACGTACGACGCCCGTGCCGCGGTCGTGGGCGCCGACCACCCCGTCGCCGCCCACGGCTCGGTCTCCGTCGAGGATCTCGCCGACTACGACGCCTTCGACTGTCCCGGCAAGCTCCCCGGCTATGTGTGGGACGAGGTCGTTCCGCGGCACACCCCCGCCGGGCGCCCCATCCACCGCAGGCACCAGGTCACCGACGTGCCCACGATGATGCGTCTGGTGGCCGGGGCGGGCGCGGTGCACATCTCGCTCGTCTCGCTCGCGGACATCGCGCCGCCCGCCGTTCGTATCGTCCCGATCGACGACCTGCCGGCCGCCCCGGTGACCCTGGCCTGGTGCCGCGGCCGTGAACTGCCCGCCCCTGTGCACGACTTCATCACCGCGGCCGAGGCGGGGGCGAGCCGATGA
- a CDS encoding DUF6182 family protein: protein MTPAQTELCAAAARRIASVRPDLAGRHDLTSLPGLMAARADIAAQGDDGGVTATVVVRHLDLAEWIRASCAFAFGLDASTAAAWRRSFTRTVFLAGNPAHLRERFSFAHVAEDLSVAWTAPAPAAQSASLGRLLKLFDGPAALPARADSLIELPASRGVRSRPSVHRELFVAVAGCTVSDALVHLNHVLAEAVLDGLIAPGDRLTLRQVPRLVGVPARLVSLRVVTESPGRLKAAAGLSEEALLV from the coding sequence GTGACGCCCGCCCAGACAGAACTGTGCGCGGCGGCAGCGCGGCGGATCGCGTCGGTCCGCCCCGATCTGGCCGGGCGCCATGACCTCACGTCCCTGCCGGGCCTGATGGCGGCTCGGGCCGATATCGCCGCGCAGGGCGACGACGGGGGAGTCACGGCCACCGTGGTCGTCCGGCACCTCGATCTCGCGGAGTGGATCCGGGCCTCCTGTGCGTTCGCCTTCGGGCTCGACGCGTCGACGGCGGCCGCGTGGCGCCGGTCGTTCACCCGTACCGTCTTTCTCGCGGGAAACCCCGCCCACCTGCGCGAACGGTTCTCCTTCGCGCACGTCGCCGAGGATCTCTCCGTCGCCTGGACCGCGCCGGCCCCTGCCGCGCAGTCGGCCTCCCTGGGCAGACTGCTCAAGCTGTTCGACGGCCCCGCCGCGCTGCCGGCTCGCGCGGACAGCCTGATAGAGCTCCCCGCGAGCCGCGGCGTGCGCAGTCGGCCGAGCGTCCATCGCGAGCTGTTTGTGGCCGTCGCCGGATGCACCGTCTCCGACGCTCTGGTCCACCTCAACCACGTCCTGGCCGAAGCCGTGCTGGACGGACTGATCGCCCCCGGTGACCGGCTGACGCTCCGGCAGGTGCCCCGGCTGGTCGGGGTGCCCGCACGGCTCGTGTCCCTGCGCGTCGTCACCGAAAGCCCCGGCCGGCTGAAGGCCGCCGCCGGACTGTCCGAGGAGGCTCTCCTTGTCTGA
- a CDS encoding NAD(P)/FAD-dependent oxidoreductase, whose product MPTAVIVGGSVAGLASALALSGIGYRVLVLERAAPPPQWSVAEAAGRWRRPTVPQGIHSHTLTSLGVRVLRERAPQVLAGARAAGAPTLDLTGTVPAGATDGAREPGDEELVALGCRRSSLELILYRAVCALPGVTVRHDSAVGGLELDPGQHRVRAVVTAAGTRVPADVVVDATGRQALSRTWLRIAGVPVADDRTSPSGLSGYTRFYRLIAAELPGPLGRGNAAGDIWDHYAGVLHPGDNDTFSIALATLPGDRSMAGLRSRAGFTAVARATPGLGPWLEDGVSEPISPVHAITSPPNTLRGTATSHQRPVAGLFPVGDAACVTNPLFGRGMSLALDHAFRLADVLAVHQDIDTTQRRAVARMTQELFLPWYEQSTAADRVRVARWRAAVNGTPLPPVPDAGSGLPTAEEVASAARVDGVVWRGLTRMLMTLATPAEVFGDDKFVARVRQAGGPAARREGPTRGHLLRLLAEAQGAVV is encoded by the coding sequence GTGCCCACCGCGGTCATCGTCGGTGGCAGTGTCGCCGGTCTCGCCTCCGCCCTCGCGCTGTCCGGAATCGGCTACCGCGTCCTGGTCCTCGAGCGCGCGGCGCCCCCGCCCCAGTGGTCCGTAGCGGAGGCGGCCGGACGCTGGCGGCGCCCCACGGTCCCTCAGGGCATCCACTCCCACACACTCACCTCGCTCGGCGTACGCGTGCTGCGGGAGCGGGCACCTCAGGTGCTGGCCGGGGCCCGGGCGGCGGGGGCGCCGACGCTGGATCTCACCGGCACCGTGCCGGCGGGAGCCACGGACGGCGCGCGGGAGCCCGGCGACGAGGAACTGGTCGCGCTCGGCTGCCGCCGCTCCAGCCTGGAGCTCATCCTCTACCGGGCGGTGTGCGCGCTTCCCGGTGTCACCGTCCGGCACGACTCGGCGGTGGGCGGCCTGGAACTCGACCCCGGGCAACACCGGGTACGCGCCGTCGTCACCGCGGCCGGCACGCGGGTGCCCGCCGATGTCGTCGTGGACGCCACCGGACGCCAGGCACTGTCCCGTACCTGGCTGCGTATCGCCGGAGTCCCGGTCGCCGACGACAGGACGAGCCCGTCGGGGCTGAGCGGCTACACCCGCTTCTACCGCCTGATCGCGGCCGAACTGCCCGGGCCGCTCGGCCGCGGGAACGCCGCGGGCGACATATGGGACCACTACGCCGGAGTGCTGCACCCCGGCGACAACGACACCTTCTCCATCGCCCTGGCCACGCTGCCCGGCGACCGGTCGATGGCGGGGCTGCGGTCCCGGGCCGGTTTCACCGCGGTGGCACGTGCCACTCCGGGTCTTGGCCCCTGGCTGGAGGACGGAGTGAGCGAGCCGATCTCCCCGGTCCACGCCATCACCAGCCCTCCCAACACCCTGCGTGGCACGGCCACTTCGCACCAGCGTCCGGTCGCGGGGCTTTTCCCCGTCGGTGACGCGGCCTGTGTCACCAACCCGCTCTTCGGGCGCGGGATGTCGCTCGCACTCGACCACGCCTTCCGCCTCGCCGATGTGCTGGCCGTGCACCAGGACATCGACACCACCCAGCGCCGGGCCGTCGCCCGTATGACGCAGGAGCTGTTCCTGCCCTGGTACGAGCAGTCCACCGCGGCCGACCGTGTCCGTGTCGCCCGCTGGCGGGCCGCCGTCAACGGCACTCCCCTGCCGCCGGTGCCGGACGCCGGCTCCGGCCTGCCCACTGCCGAGGAGGTGGCTTCGGCGGCCCGCGTCGACGGTGTCGTATGGCGGGGACTCACCCGCATGCTGATGACCCTGGCCACACCGGCGGAGGTGTTCGGCGACGACAAGTTCGTGGCACGGGTGAGGCAGGCCGGCGGTCCGGCGGCGCGGCGTGAGGGCCCCACGCGCGGCCATCTGCTGCGCCTGCTCGCCGAAGCGCAGGGGGCTGTTGTATGA
- a CDS encoding SAM-dependent methyltransferase, with the protein MTAALDAVERTALLTAALRAAETLREDRLYEDPYAAVLAGEIGPALLAEIRNATFPAGRERSVPSTPDYNAIRTRFFDDYLQRAAEDPATTQIVLAPAGMDSRAHRLTWPDRVRWFEIDRPAVLAYKEERLGGAAPGVDHRKVAVDLTSPDWEQSLRAAGYDPTLPSTWLLEGLLYYIPEADAHRILQRVAAISAPGSRIAADIVNSAALTLPHMRALLDVFADWGCPWLFGTDEPEALFESCGYTAQALQPGEEGAGFGRWPDPVPPRTERDVRRVFFVHGRRR; encoded by the coding sequence ATGACTGCTGCACTGGACGCCGTCGAGCGGACCGCGCTGCTCACTGCGGCTCTGCGAGCCGCCGAGACCCTGCGCGAGGACCGGCTCTACGAGGACCCGTATGCCGCGGTGCTGGCCGGTGAGATCGGCCCCGCGCTGCTCGCCGAGATACGCAACGCGACCTTCCCGGCCGGCCGCGAGCGCTCCGTGCCCAGCACCCCCGACTACAACGCGATCCGCACGCGGTTCTTCGACGACTACCTTCAGCGGGCCGCCGAGGATCCGGCCACCACCCAGATCGTGCTGGCCCCCGCCGGCATGGACTCGCGTGCCCACCGCCTCACGTGGCCGGACCGTGTCCGCTGGTTCGAGATCGACCGGCCGGCCGTGCTGGCGTACAAGGAGGAGCGGCTCGGCGGGGCCGCGCCCGGCGTGGACCACCGCAAGGTCGCCGTCGACCTCACCTCGCCCGACTGGGAACAGAGCCTCCGAGCGGCCGGATACGACCCCACGCTCCCGTCGACCTGGCTGCTCGAAGGGCTGCTCTACTACATCCCCGAGGCGGACGCGCACCGTATCCTCCAGCGGGTCGCCGCGATCTCGGCGCCCGGCAGCCGTATCGCGGCCGACATCGTCAACTCCGCGGCACTGACCCTGCCTCATATGCGCGCTCTGCTGGATGTGTTCGCGGACTGGGGTTGTCCCTGGCTCTTCGGCACCGACGAGCCCGAGGCCCTCTTCGAGAGCTGCGGATACACGGCGCAGGCGCTCCAGCCCGGCGAAGAGGGCGCCGGCTTCGGCCGCTGGCCCGACCCGGTGCCGCCGCGCACGGAGCGCGATGTCCGGCGGGTGTTCTTCGTCCACGGCAGGCGGCGCTGA
- a CDS encoding GH3 auxin-responsive promoter family protein, with protein MSSAESSTDTGGLRRYRERVFGERRRLRAAFADAAGHQRRVLEDLLEFNAGTQYGLKHGFGRVRTLEDYRRAVPVQSYGDLAPWIERAAAGETNVLTADRPALFFTSSGSTGAHKKIPVTPRFMQTTFFPFYFAAWAPLIEHFPDVLENPDAVLNLKHDPLAAPPTTASGRPHVGASQVDFGAKFGEPLSAEPGTGARWGTLPVPVEAGEHLEKMYLRLRLAVESDVRCVIGINPAMVAAVPYQLNLWWSRIVKEVRDGTLNGQPHTTPNPRRAAELERYAERHGTVRPAHIWPHMRALFCWTTGVASLYLPRLREEYGAGVTLLPAPVAASEGPVGVALDRHPSAGSLVVTASLYEFADADGDLGPDTPTLLQHELEPDRDYHVIFSHVGGLYRYAVGDVVRVVDRAEGVPRLEYTGRSTRSDHAGERLRDAQVIRALRSALGATGLEVTNAACRVAPPGRRAAAYEFAVAPRIPWSEDEALRFTALLDEAIGQESPGYRTARADNRLGALSLLRLDPAAFLHDWQESVGGGIRPTQVKDRLFRQDAGQWERLTGTQAGTATGTDERMEGCKA; from the coding sequence ATGAGCTCGGCTGAATCCAGTACGGACACCGGTGGACTGCGCCGCTACCGCGAGCGCGTCTTCGGCGAGCGGCGGCGGCTGCGGGCCGCCTTCGCCGACGCGGCAGGCCACCAGCGCCGCGTCCTGGAGGACCTGCTGGAGTTCAACGCCGGTACGCAGTACGGCCTGAAACACGGGTTCGGCCGTGTGCGCACCCTGGAGGACTACCGCAGGGCGGTACCGGTGCAGAGCTACGGGGACCTGGCGCCGTGGATCGAGCGTGCCGCGGCCGGGGAGACGAACGTGCTCACCGCGGACCGGCCGGCACTGTTCTTCACCAGCAGCGGCAGCACCGGAGCGCACAAGAAGATCCCGGTCACTCCCCGTTTCATGCAGACGACCTTCTTCCCCTTCTACTTCGCCGCCTGGGCACCGCTCATCGAGCACTTCCCCGATGTGCTCGAGAACCCGGACGCGGTCCTCAATCTCAAGCACGACCCGCTGGCCGCGCCGCCCACCACCGCATCCGGCCGCCCCCATGTCGGCGCCAGCCAGGTCGATTTCGGGGCGAAGTTCGGTGAGCCGCTGTCCGCCGAACCGGGCACGGGTGCCCGGTGGGGGACACTGCCGGTCCCGGTGGAGGCGGGCGAGCACCTGGAGAAGATGTATCTGCGGCTGCGCCTCGCGGTGGAGAGCGACGTCCGCTGTGTGATCGGTATCAATCCGGCGATGGTCGCGGCGGTCCCGTACCAGCTGAACCTGTGGTGGAGCCGGATCGTCAAGGAGGTCCGCGACGGCACCCTAAACGGGCAGCCGCACACCACCCCCAATCCGCGGCGTGCGGCCGAGCTGGAGCGGTACGCCGAACGCCATGGCACCGTACGGCCGGCGCACATCTGGCCCCACATGCGCGCACTGTTCTGCTGGACGACCGGGGTCGCCTCGCTCTATCTGCCGCGGCTGCGCGAGGAGTACGGGGCCGGCGTGACGCTGCTTCCCGCACCCGTGGCCGCCTCGGAGGGACCAGTCGGCGTGGCCCTGGACCGGCATCCGTCCGCCGGAAGCCTGGTGGTCACCGCCTCCCTGTACGAGTTCGCCGACGCCGATGGGGATCTCGGCCCGGACACCCCGACCCTGTTGCAGCACGAACTCGAACCGGACCGCGACTACCACGTGATCTTCAGCCATGTCGGGGGCCTGTACCGCTACGCGGTCGGTGATGTCGTACGCGTCGTCGACCGCGCGGAGGGCGTGCCCCGGCTCGAGTACACCGGCCGCAGCACCCGCTCCGACCACGCCGGGGAGCGGCTGCGCGACGCACAGGTGATCAGGGCGCTGCGCTCGGCGCTCGGCGCCACGGGGCTGGAGGTGACCAACGCCGCCTGCCGGGTGGCACCCCCCGGACGGCGTGCCGCGGCATACGAGTTCGCGGTGGCACCCCGTATCCCGTGGAGCGAGGACGAGGCCCTGCGCTTCACCGCGCTGCTCGACGAGGCCATCGGCCAGGAGTCGCCCGGCTACCGCACAGCCCGCGCCGACAACCGACTCGGGGCCCTGTCGCTGCTGCGTCTTGACCCGGCGGCGTTCCTGCACGACTGGCAGGAATCGGTCGGCGGCGGCATCCGGCCCACTCAGGTCAAGGACCGGCTCTTCAGGCAGGACGCCGGGCAGTGGGAACGGCTGACCGGCACTCAGGCCGGCACTGCGACCGGCACCGACGAACGCATGGAGGGATGTAAGGCATGA
- the wrbA gene encoding NAD(P)H:quinone oxidoreductase — protein MTNVAVVYYSSTGQVHQLARAAAEAAEKAGAEVRLRQVAELAPEDAIASNPAWVAHRDATRDVAVAAVEDLEWADVVLFGSPTRFGLPAAQLKQFIDTTGGLWAQGKLVNKVVSSFVSTSTVHGGQESTILALNNTFYHWGSIIVPPGYADQVQFAASNGNPYGASSVSANGTQEATSDNLASVAFQATRCVEIASALQRGLATA, from the coding sequence GTGACGAACGTCGCCGTCGTTTACTACTCGTCCACGGGTCAGGTCCACCAGCTGGCCCGGGCGGCCGCCGAAGCCGCGGAGAAAGCGGGTGCGGAAGTCCGCCTCCGCCAGGTGGCCGAGCTCGCTCCGGAGGACGCCATAGCGTCGAACCCGGCCTGGGTCGCGCACCGTGACGCCACCCGGGATGTCGCGGTGGCCGCGGTCGAGGACCTGGAGTGGGCGGACGTCGTCCTCTTCGGCAGCCCGACCCGCTTCGGACTGCCGGCCGCCCAGCTCAAGCAGTTCATCGACACCACCGGCGGGCTCTGGGCACAGGGCAAGCTGGTGAACAAGGTCGTCTCCTCGTTCGTCTCCACGTCGACCGTGCACGGCGGTCAGGAGTCGACCATCCTCGCGCTGAACAACACGTTCTACCACTGGGGCTCGATCATCGTTCCTCCGGGCTACGCGGACCAGGTGCAGTTCGCCGCCAGCAACGGCAACCCCTATGGCGCCAGCAGTGTTTCCGCCAACGGCACCCAGGAAGCCACCTCGGACAACCTGGCCTCGGTCGCCTTCCAGGCCACCCGCTGCGTGGAGATCGCCTCGGCTCTCCAGCGCGGTCTCGCCACGGCCTGA
- a CDS encoding multicopper oxidase family protein, with translation MISRRSLLRAGIGTAAAVGGGGLVAPLLTAGVARAADLDPATIVKYAVPMPLIPVLKPSMVSAGTSYYGVTMQETAAQILPGAKTRVLTYGGSFPGRTIKATTGRHTVVRQVNALDSPTAVHLHGAHVPPEHDGSPMDLIAPGGRRNYTYPNTQSHANLWFHDHAHHYESEHVYRGLSAFYLLTDRAEQNLPLPSGEFDVPILLRDARFDADNQLVYVMDDFLNRNTILVNGKPWPYFQVAARKYRFRVLNSTNLRFLTLKLSNGGSFTQIGSDGGLLATPHETNELKLSAGERADIVIDFAQYPVGTSIELINEQGPGPMEHVGKVMRFDVTRTAKDDSSVPATLRTLPALAAATVNRTIDLRMDEDGRPEPKAYINEKLYDPNRVDTEIRYGTTEIWTVRNVNQFAPHNFHMHLVQFRVLERNGRPVTSGPESGLKDTITLTAGETVKLQATFTGYRGEYVYHCHMFDHGAMGMMATMKIV, from the coding sequence ATGATTTCTCGTCGTTCCCTTCTCAGAGCCGGTATCGGCACGGCCGCTGCGGTCGGTGGCGGAGGCCTGGTGGCGCCGCTGCTGACCGCGGGCGTGGCCCGCGCCGCCGATCTCGATCCGGCGACCATCGTCAAGTACGCGGTGCCGATGCCGCTCATACCGGTGCTGAAGCCGTCGATGGTATCCGCCGGCACGTCCTACTACGGCGTGACCATGCAGGAGACCGCGGCGCAGATCCTCCCCGGTGCCAAGACCCGGGTCCTGACGTACGGCGGTTCCTTCCCCGGTCGTACGATCAAGGCGACGACCGGCCGGCACACGGTGGTCAGGCAGGTCAACGCACTGGACTCGCCGACCGCCGTCCATCTGCACGGCGCGCATGTCCCGCCGGAGCACGACGGCTCCCCGATGGACCTCATCGCCCCGGGCGGCCGGCGCAACTACACCTATCCGAACACCCAGTCGCACGCGAATCTGTGGTTCCACGACCACGCGCACCACTACGAGTCCGAGCACGTCTACCGCGGTCTGTCCGCGTTCTACCTGCTCACCGACCGTGCCGAACAGAACCTGCCGCTTCCTTCGGGCGAGTTCGACGTGCCGATCCTGCTGCGCGACGCCCGCTTCGACGCGGACAACCAACTCGTCTACGTCATGGACGACTTCCTGAACCGCAACACCATCCTGGTCAACGGCAAGCCCTGGCCGTACTTCCAGGTGGCCGCGCGCAAGTACCGCTTCCGGGTGCTGAACTCCACCAATCTGCGGTTCCTCACCCTCAAGTTGTCCAACGGAGGCTCGTTCACACAGATCGGCTCCGACGGCGGTCTGCTCGCCACGCCCCACGAGACGAACGAGCTGAAGCTGTCGGCCGGTGAGCGCGCCGACATCGTCATCGACTTCGCCCAGTACCCCGTCGGCACCTCGATCGAGCTCATCAACGAGCAGGGTCCGGGGCCGATGGAGCACGTCGGCAAGGTGATGCGCTTCGACGTCACCCGTACCGCGAAGGACGACAGTTCGGTTCCCGCCACGCTGCGCACTCTGCCCGCTCTCGCAGCCGCCACCGTCAACCGCACCATCGACCTGCGGATGGACGAGGACGGCCGGCCGGAGCCCAAGGCGTACATCAACGAGAAGCTCTACGACCCGAATCGTGTCGACACCGAGATCCGCTACGGCACGACCGAGATCTGGACCGTCCGCAACGTCAACCAGTTCGCTCCGCACAACTTCCATATGCATCTGGTGCAGTTCCGGGTGCTGGAGCGCAACGGCCGGCCGGTCACCAGTGGCCCGGAGAGCGGGCTGAAGGACACCATCACGCTCACCGCCGGAGAGACCGTCAAGCTCCAGGCCACGTTCACCGGTTACCGGGGTGAGTACGTCTACCACTGCCACATGTTCGATCACGGTGCCATGGGCATGATGGCCACCATGAAGATCGTCTGA